The following are encoded together in the Pseudoalteromonas shioyasakiensis genome:
- the wecA gene encoding UDP-N-acetylglucosamine--undecaprenyl-phosphate N-acetylglucosaminephosphotransferase yields the protein MDFFLAVLSSFAFSLAAIKVLRPFAIRFELVDKPCIRKQHNGHVPLIGGIAVFCSVVLSSSIWLPIDSELLSYLCAAGLMVILGVADDKHNLSVRFRIAFQLLIATFMIFAIDSYLMNLGDLFSFGDVNLGFFGIVVTYIAVVAMINAFNMVDGIDGLLGAMAINTMSSIALLLTIKNQENLFTILIIFSLIPYLIFNLGVFGTRYRKIFMGDAGSMFIGFTVVWLLVINTQGEQSGFRPVTALWIVAVPLLDMTAVILSRIRSGRSPFQADRQHLHHILLQAGLSPRSVLLLIFLMSLIFSSFGIYGEKEALSETVMFFGFLLMFSIYYAAISNIWNILKYTRKLSFKIYRFNRQAKLIKKRNT from the coding sequence ATGGACTTTTTCTTAGCTGTTTTGAGTTCTTTTGCTTTTTCGCTAGCCGCTATAAAAGTATTAAGACCGTTCGCAATTCGTTTTGAGTTAGTTGATAAACCATGTATCCGTAAGCAACATAACGGGCATGTACCATTAATAGGTGGCATTGCTGTTTTTTGCAGTGTTGTACTATCGAGCAGTATTTGGCTACCAATTGATTCTGAGCTACTAAGCTACTTATGTGCAGCTGGCTTGATGGTCATATTAGGTGTTGCTGATGACAAGCATAACTTAAGTGTTCGATTTCGCATTGCATTTCAACTGTTAATTGCCACGTTCATGATTTTCGCCATAGATAGTTATTTAATGAATTTAGGCGATTTATTCTCATTCGGTGATGTGAACTTAGGCTTTTTCGGCATTGTGGTCACCTATATAGCCGTTGTCGCAATGATCAATGCATTTAATATGGTCGATGGTATAGATGGTTTGCTTGGAGCAATGGCGATCAATACAATGTCATCAATTGCATTGTTACTTACGATAAAAAATCAAGAAAACTTATTTACTATTCTAATAATCTTTTCATTGATACCTTACTTAATTTTCAATTTAGGTGTATTTGGTACTCGCTATAGAAAAATTTTTATGGGCGATGCAGGTAGTATGTTTATAGGGTTTACAGTGGTTTGGCTACTTGTCATTAACACTCAAGGTGAGCAAAGCGGTTTTAGACCCGTGACAGCTTTGTGGATAGTAGCAGTTCCTTTATTAGACATGACGGCGGTAATTTTATCTCGTATTCGTAGCGGTCGTTCTCCTTTTCAAGCTGACCGACAGCATCTGCACCATATTCTTCTTCAAGCAGGCCTTTCTCCTAGAAGTGTACTTTTATTAATATTTTTAATGAGCCTTATTTTTTCTTCATTTGGCATCTATGGGGAGAAGGAAGCCTTAAGTGAGACAGTCATGTTCTTTGGCTTTTTACTAATGTTCTCTATTTACTACGCTGCTATAAGTAATATTTGGAACATACTAAAATATACAAGGAAGCTTTCGTTTAAAATTTATAGATTTAATAGGCAAGCCAAATTAATTAAGAAGAGAAATACCTGA
- a CDS encoding ATP-grasp domain-containing protein, with protein sequence MKFAVCSYLPDGKQSIAKACELQGIEYQHIDLLAEDWFERLSHGEFDGVVIRPPCTLEAHKQMYDERAYVLNKKLGIPIYPSFEELTVYESKRNMHTWAKLYNLPHPSTHVFATKQDAYQFFDKCEFPLVSKSNVGASGISVKILKTPAQAKKLARKIFGRFDPELALGYCPIGKKRGIPYPRLGRRQSHYMICQQYLDIKWEWRIVKLHDSYFGHKKLIGDNNMASGSMLVGWEDPPKQLLEITRKFAKEAEFSTVALDIFEDQSGQFYVNEIQPIIGAIAPSQMYINDVPGRYRYINNEFVFEQGEYCKNQCWDLRIEAFLSQLKEKEA encoded by the coding sequence ATGAAGTTTGCAGTATGTTCATATCTGCCTGATGGAAAGCAATCGATAGCAAAAGCGTGTGAATTGCAGGGGATAGAGTACCAACACATTGATTTATTGGCTGAAGATTGGTTTGAGCGACTAAGTCACGGGGAATTTGACGGGGTTGTTATTCGCCCTCCTTGTACTTTAGAGGCGCACAAACAGATGTATGATGAGCGAGCTTATGTTTTAAATAAAAAGCTTGGTATTCCAATTTATCCAAGCTTTGAAGAGCTCACTGTATATGAAAGTAAGCGCAATATGCATACGTGGGCAAAATTATATAATTTACCGCACCCCTCTACCCATGTTTTTGCGACAAAACAAGATGCTTATCAATTCTTTGATAAATGTGAGTTTCCGTTAGTAAGTAAAAGTAATGTAGGTGCGAGTGGCATTTCTGTAAAAATACTAAAAACACCTGCTCAAGCTAAAAAGTTAGCTAGAAAAATCTTTGGTCGATTTGATCCTGAGCTAGCATTAGGTTACTGCCCAATTGGTAAAAAGCGTGGCATTCCATACCCTCGACTTGGTCGAAGGCAATCTCATTATATGATTTGCCAACAGTATCTTGATATTAAGTGGGAATGGCGCATCGTAAAGTTACATGACAGCTACTTTGGCCATAAGAAGTTAATTGGTGACAATAACATGGCTAGCGGTTCAATGCTTGTTGGTTGGGAAGATCCTCCAAAGCAATTACTTGAAATAACAAGGAAATTTGCAAAAGAAGCAGAGTTTAGTACAGTTGCATTAGATATATTTGAAGATCAATCAGGTCAATTCTATGTCAATGAGATTCAACCTATCATTGGCGCAATTGCACCTTCTCAAATGTATATTAATGATGTGCCAGGGCGGTACCGCTACATCAATAATGAATTTGTTTTTGAGCAAGGTGAATATTGCAAGAATCAGTGTTGGGATCTAAGAATTGAAGCATTTTTAAGTCAGTTAAAAGAAAAGGAAGCATAA
- a CDS encoding glycosyltransferase yields the protein MHIAFVLEDFTLGGVERVSEKLISALNNHYGYTITIICEYDQGDLKDTFHQLGPVFTLGGRSRLLRFKNICAQLQPDLVVFTKGGLSRYGLMLSSSTPKVAVQHVPINLPDQSAFKNLFRRVGASILFRTLDKVICVSEGILNNLQQLKVIGADKGLCIYNPVLDQHIKKLAAEDVEYEDYFVCVGRLHFQKGYDLLIKAVTQAKQATPSLKVIIIGNGPDERKLKHQIAQSDLADTILLHGTTDNPYKYIAHAKGILLPSRWEGMPTVLVEAAYLDTPIVAFDCRYGPKELTGQGQLGYLVEFLDVDTFAEKIVALELNKAPKLPSPNVDCFSLEAAASHYHNLFKSLL from the coding sequence ATGCATATCGCTTTTGTTTTAGAAGACTTTACTCTTGGTGGCGTCGAACGTGTCTCCGAAAAGCTGATCTCTGCTTTAAACAACCACTACGGGTATACTATCACTATCATTTGTGAATACGATCAGGGTGATCTCAAAGATACTTTTCACCAGCTTGGCCCTGTTTTTACCTTAGGGGGGCGCAGTAGGCTCCTCCGATTTAAAAATATTTGTGCGCAATTGCAGCCAGATCTTGTTGTTTTCACCAAAGGCGGGCTTTCTCGTTACGGTTTGATGCTCTCTTCTTCTACCCCGAAAGTAGCTGTACAACATGTACCTATAAATCTTCCAGATCAAAGTGCATTTAAGAATCTATTCCGCCGAGTTGGTGCATCAATACTGTTCAGAACTTTAGATAAAGTCATCTGTGTTTCTGAGGGAATTTTAAACAACTTGCAACAACTTAAAGTAATTGGTGCAGATAAGGGTCTCTGTATTTATAACCCAGTTCTCGATCAACATATCAAAAAGCTAGCTGCTGAAGATGTAGAATATGAAGATTATTTTGTGTGTGTTGGCCGGTTGCACTTCCAAAAGGGTTACGACCTTTTAATTAAAGCAGTAACACAAGCTAAGCAGGCAACTCCTTCTCTTAAAGTCATCATTATTGGTAATGGCCCCGATGAGAGAAAGTTAAAACATCAAATTGCTCAATCTGATTTAGCCGATACCATTTTATTACATGGAACAACCGATAACCCGTATAAATATATCGCACATGCAAAAGGTATACTTTTACCTTCACGCTGGGAAGGAATGCCAACTGTTTTAGTTGAAGCTGCTTATTTAGATACACCGATTGTTGCCTTTGATTGTCGTTATGGGCCTAAAGAGCTTACAGGACAAGGTCAACTTGGCTACTTAGTCGAGTTCTTAGATGTTGATACATTCGCAGAAAAGATAGTTGCCCTCGAGTTGAATAAAGCCCCTAAGTTACCCTCGCCAAATGTGGATTGTTTTTCATTAGAAGCAGCAGCTTCTCATTACCATAATCTATTTAAATCATTATTATGA
- a CDS encoding glycosyltransferase: MSVLNQDYVNWQLIIVNDGSSDDTKVYLDDLAQTDSRIVVFHNETSLGACAARNLAIEAAKGEFITGLDDDDEFTPERLSYFIANWSDEYSSLCTPVIVCKNEKQTAHNYFIGKLSFEDLLVVNKVGNQLFCKTSDIRAINGFDVSFKAWQDYDTWLRFFQKFGTGLKLEKATYLQYEEQSSVSITRSSNRLIGFQQFFAKHAHVMSTKQKNAMLCWKAIILGKWVPLRLLIKSHCDIYKYSVLHNIKVLLGK, encoded by the coding sequence ATGAGTGTCTTGAACCAAGACTATGTGAATTGGCAGCTAATTATTGTAAATGACGGTTCATCTGATGATACTAAAGTGTATTTAGATGATTTGGCTCAGACTGACTCTCGCATTGTTGTTTTTCATAATGAAACCTCTTTAGGTGCATGTGCTGCACGTAATCTTGCTATCGAAGCTGCTAAAGGAGAATTTATTACAGGTTTAGACGATGATGATGAATTTACGCCTGAACGCCTATCCTACTTCATTGCGAATTGGAGCGATGAATACAGTTCTCTTTGTACACCAGTCATTGTTTGCAAAAATGAAAAACAGACAGCACATAACTATTTTATAGGTAAACTCTCTTTTGAAGACTTATTAGTCGTTAATAAAGTTGGTAATCAATTGTTCTGTAAGACTTCAGACATAAGAGCTATAAATGGTTTTGACGTTTCTTTTAAAGCGTGGCAGGATTATGACACTTGGCTACGATTTTTTCAGAAATTCGGAACAGGTTTAAAGCTAGAAAAAGCAACATACCTTCAGTACGAAGAGCAAAGTAGCGTTAGTATTACACGTTCATCGAACCGCTTAATCGGCTTTCAACAGTTTTTTGCTAAACATGCGCATGTAATGTCAACAAAGCAAAAAAACGCAATGCTCTGCTGGAAGGCTATTATTTTAGGCAAATGGGTCCCATTAAGATTATTAATAAAGTCGCATTGTGATATTTACAAATACTCTGTCTTACACAACATCAAAGTTCTTTTAGGGAAATAG
- the wecA gene encoding UDP-N-acetylglucosamine--undecaprenyl-phosphate N-acetylglucosaminephosphotransferase codes for MPIEIFSFILSAFLITYLQVWLAKPIAFKFGLVDRPNHRKLHEGSIPLVGGICVFIGISLSVLIFFPMTLEVISYVLLSGLMVTIGVIDDYKDISVKPRLFVQVSIALAMIFLLDYKLLSLGNLFSFQNIELGHFSVVFTVLAVVGCINAFNMVDGIDGLVGLLSLIAFTALAFLLFTANIDWYILCVFFVGAITAYLMFNLNWPIKKYKKIFMGDAGSMLIGFTIIWLLCIGTQSKTPAFAPVTALWIIAVPLIDMAAIMIRRIRKGDSPFKPDREHLHHIFMRAGATPRQTLLLISGLSLLMTCLGICLEQVSETVSLLVFLVVFFVYSYLINHIWKVLTFMRKFRKGASE; via the coding sequence ATGCCAATTGAAATTTTTTCTTTTATTTTAAGTGCTTTTTTGATCACTTACTTGCAAGTATGGTTAGCAAAACCAATTGCGTTTAAATTTGGACTAGTTGATCGACCAAATCACAGAAAGCTCCATGAAGGATCAATCCCTCTAGTTGGAGGAATTTGTGTCTTTATTGGAATAAGCCTAAGCGTTTTAATTTTCTTTCCAATGACCCTAGAAGTCATCTCTTATGTTTTGTTATCTGGCCTGATGGTAACTATTGGCGTTATTGATGATTACAAAGATATATCGGTTAAGCCAAGGTTATTTGTGCAAGTTTCTATCGCTCTAGCAATGATATTTCTTCTGGATTATAAATTGCTATCACTTGGTAACTTATTTTCATTCCAGAACATAGAGCTAGGGCACTTCTCTGTAGTGTTCACAGTTCTTGCAGTCGTTGGATGTATTAATGCTTTTAATATGGTTGATGGTATTGATGGCTTAGTTGGTCTTTTATCGTTGATAGCCTTCACAGCGTTAGCCTTTTTGCTCTTCACCGCAAATATTGATTGGTATATTTTATGTGTGTTTTTTGTCGGAGCTATCACTGCGTATTTAATGTTTAACTTAAATTGGCCTATAAAAAAGTATAAAAAAATATTTATGGGTGATGCAGGAAGCATGTTGATTGGCTTCACTATTATCTGGCTGTTATGCATCGGAACACAGTCAAAAACCCCCGCATTCGCACCAGTAACAGCATTGTGGATCATAGCTGTACCGTTAATTGATATGGCTGCAATCATGATCCGAAGAATCCGAAAGGGTGACTCTCCTTTTAAGCCTGATCGCGAACATTTACACCATATATTTATGCGCGCAGGTGCAACTCCTAGACAAACCTTATTATTGATTTCTGGGCTTTCCCTTTTAATGACGTGTTTAGGCATTTGTCTAGAGCAGGTAAGCGAAACAGTTAGCTTACTTGTATTTTTAGTGGTGTTTTTTGTTTATAGCTATTTAATAAACCACATATGGAAAGTACTAACCTTTATGAGAAAGTTTAGAAAAGGGGCAAGTGAATGA
- a CDS encoding glycosyltransferase, whose translation MHKPKLLFLVDKMENGGAERQLVKIASLYVHKYDVEITSLLPAEQNMLEQASELTYTPLTATPPKGTFGKLKLLYRSFKGLKQLAESNQYEAVFSFLEWSNVLTIKAFKNSSLNSSTPIYLNVRNYLSNQYSNKLKQAVAKTLLPRFYNQATGVLCNSNAIKQDLETNFKIKSSLIKVIYNSVAVEKITRNAKSAEPPFKIQNNALTFVSCGRLADQKQFNSLLLSFHQYNKQTNRNDKLYIVGSGPLKSTLQNTIETLNINAELVGHQNNAPAWLFNADCFILNSFFEGFPNVLAESVVLGTYAITADCLSGPREIMTNFAISDYNLEISDVYPTDLGVLYKVEQNDSTVNKHLVEALTMSLERINTHKAKPNNSDLLNDSFGITPWYDILG comes from the coding sequence GTGCACAAGCCGAAACTTTTATTTTTAGTCGATAAGATGGAAAATGGAGGCGCCGAGAGGCAGTTAGTAAAAATAGCGAGTCTTTATGTACATAAGTATGATGTCGAAATAACATCACTTCTTCCTGCTGAACAAAATATGCTAGAGCAAGCTAGTGAGCTTACATACACTCCCTTGACTGCCACTCCACCGAAAGGAACTTTTGGTAAATTAAAATTACTTTATCGAAGCTTTAAAGGTTTAAAACAGTTAGCTGAAAGCAATCAATACGAAGCTGTTTTTTCTTTCTTAGAGTGGAGTAATGTGCTGACGATCAAGGCATTTAAGAATAGCTCCCTTAACTCAAGTACCCCAATTTACTTGAATGTTAGAAATTATCTATCTAATCAGTATAGCAATAAGCTTAAGCAAGCTGTGGCTAAGACATTACTGCCTCGGTTTTATAACCAAGCTACTGGCGTTTTGTGTAATTCAAATGCGATAAAGCAAGATCTCGAAACTAATTTCAAAATTAAAAGTAGCTTAATTAAAGTAATTTATAACAGTGTTGCTGTTGAGAAAATAACTCGCAATGCAAAATCTGCTGAGCCTCCATTCAAGATACAAAATAATGCACTTACATTTGTGTCTTGTGGCAGGTTAGCCGATCAAAAACAGTTTAACTCTCTACTGTTATCTTTTCACCAATACAATAAGCAGACTAATCGTAACGACAAGCTTTACATTGTTGGTTCTGGCCCATTAAAAAGTACATTACAAAATACAATCGAAACCTTGAATATCAACGCCGAATTGGTCGGCCATCAAAACAACGCTCCAGCATGGCTGTTTAATGCTGACTGCTTTATTTTGAATTCATTTTTTGAGGGGTTTCCGAATGTATTGGCCGAGTCTGTGGTGTTAGGAACGTATGCAATTACTGCGGATTGTTTGTCTGGCCCACGCGAAATTATGACCAATTTCGCTATTTCAGATTATAACTTAGAGATAAGCGATGTTTACCCAACAGATTTAGGTGTGCTTTATAAAGTTGAGCAAAACGACTCAACGGTCAATAAACACCTGGTTGAAGCGCTAACGATGAGTTTGGAAAGAATAAACACTCACAAAGCAAAACCTAATAATAGTGATTTGCTAAACGATAGTTTTGGTATCACCCCTTGGTACGATATTTTAGGCTAA
- a CDS encoding lipopolysaccharide biosynthesis protein, which yields MSIKKQLLSNLFGIGLIDGLNLLIPLLSIPILSRVLGPEQYGVYLLIMTIVMFGYTFVDYSSNYVGVRQLSQAESKAEKGAIFVNHFAYRLIFLVLYIVCAYLAALVMYPPETSILVLTIGLPFLMGYMLTNTWFYIGTSNTLWLAILSAASKVVHLLVILLLVKGPNDLATALHSMSLPTLLAGLLLSTIIVRQYIRFPINWQQIKQGCINEIKSGANVFTGLLAPNLYNALPIIVLAAFYSKLDYALLASAIKVVGVIFIVQNVFAKAVFPILSKAGTGDGNLTKVLQANLLVTTVMTAILFVQGEWLVTTFLGNQYAGSYQYLIVLALSSVFVGVANTYGQGFLLANGFDKDYRKITVYSSIISCIIMCMSVYLMDLFGFVIAMLIARLILAIGLFSAYQKHKHSVVKL from the coding sequence ATGAGCATAAAAAAACAACTATTATCTAACTTGTTTGGAATAGGCTTAATAGATGGACTTAATTTATTAATTCCACTATTGAGTATTCCAATACTTTCTCGTGTGCTCGGTCCTGAGCAGTATGGTGTGTACCTGCTAATTATGACAATCGTGATGTTCGGGTACACCTTCGTAGATTATAGCAGTAATTATGTGGGGGTGCGTCAGCTCTCACAAGCAGAGTCTAAAGCCGAAAAGGGCGCTATTTTTGTTAACCATTTTGCTTATAGGCTAATATTTTTAGTGCTTTATATCGTATGCGCATATTTAGCAGCGCTAGTTATGTACCCGCCAGAAACGTCGATACTTGTTTTAACAATTGGCTTGCCATTTTTAATGGGTTATATGCTCACAAATACATGGTTTTATATAGGTACATCTAACACGCTTTGGTTGGCAATATTATCTGCAGCGTCGAAAGTGGTGCATTTATTGGTTATTTTGTTACTAGTGAAAGGGCCTAATGATCTTGCTACTGCATTGCATTCGATGAGTTTACCCACTTTACTTGCAGGGTTGTTGCTTTCGACAATAATTGTTCGTCAATACATTCGCTTTCCAATTAATTGGCAACAAATTAAACAAGGTTGTATTAATGAAATTAAATCGGGTGCAAATGTGTTCACTGGCCTGTTGGCACCTAATTTGTACAATGCCTTGCCTATCATTGTTCTGGCTGCATTTTACAGCAAATTAGACTATGCTCTTTTGGCCTCTGCAATTAAAGTTGTTGGTGTTATTTTTATTGTTCAAAACGTTTTTGCGAAAGCTGTTTTTCCAATTTTGAGCAAAGCCGGAACAGGTGATGGTAACTTAACAAAAGTTTTGCAAGCTAATTTATTGGTAACAACAGTAATGACAGCTATTTTGTTTGTACAAGGCGAGTGGCTAGTCACAACTTTTTTAGGTAATCAATATGCTGGGTCTTATCAATATTTAATTGTTCTAGCATTAAGTAGTGTTTTTGTTGGTGTAGCTAATACCTATGGTCAAGGCTTTTTGTTGGCGAATGGTTTCGACAAGGATTATCGAAAAATTACCGTATATAGCTCCATTATTTCATGTATAATCATGTGCATGTCTGTGTATCTAATGGATTTGTTTGGTTTTGTAATAGCTATGCTTATCGCAAGATTAATTTTAGCTATCGGGTTATTTTCCGCGTACCAAAAGCACAAACATAGTGTCGTTAAACTGTAA
- a CDS encoding polysaccharide export protein, which produces MAFKFKLLLASLSIITVSGCTIIPGSHYEGIDSGDQVENLEKDLEKVNIQIIDSSLINQQKANSKKVSQPNSLAGVNVSDYEYKLGVGDVLTIGVWDHPELTIPAAVQRTAEFDGFRVQTDGTITFAYAPNIKAAGRTVAQVRQDLAKRLSRVIEDPQIDVKVVGFRSQKAYVTGEVENPGVYPVTEIPLTLIDALNQAGGLTDRADWRTVTFTRGDKTEEIKLDDFYAHGDISQNRLLKHGDIVHVNRDDKQKVYVLGDIQKAGTVNVDRYGLNLAQALSDTGGIREATADANGIFVLRKRDLEKDGIIADVYQLHAKNVAALVLAEQFELQPRDIVYVTSAPLARWNRVISLLLPSVSTVDSVNDISNN; this is translated from the coding sequence ATGGCGTTCAAATTTAAACTCCTTTTAGCATCTTTGTCTATTATCACAGTGAGTGGTTGTACGATTATTCCGGGTAGTCACTACGAAGGCATTGACTCAGGTGATCAAGTCGAGAATTTAGAAAAAGACCTCGAAAAAGTTAATATCCAAATTATTGACTCTTCATTAATAAATCAACAAAAAGCAAACAGCAAAAAAGTTAGTCAACCTAATAGCTTAGCCGGTGTAAACGTAAGCGACTATGAATACAAATTAGGTGTAGGTGACGTATTAACGATTGGCGTTTGGGATCACCCTGAATTAACCATTCCTGCCGCAGTACAACGTACTGCAGAGTTCGACGGCTTCCGCGTACAAACAGATGGCACTATTACATTTGCTTATGCACCAAATATTAAAGCTGCTGGCCGCACAGTTGCTCAAGTACGCCAAGACCTAGCTAAACGCCTAAGCCGCGTAATCGAAGACCCACAAATCGATGTAAAAGTAGTTGGTTTTAGAAGCCAAAAAGCTTACGTAACAGGCGAAGTAGAAAACCCAGGTGTTTACCCAGTAACCGAAATTCCACTTACACTAATCGATGCCTTAAACCAAGCGGGTGGTTTAACAGACCGCGCTGATTGGCGCACAGTTACGTTTACTCGTGGTGACAAAACAGAAGAAATCAAACTAGACGATTTTTACGCTCACGGTGATATTTCGCAAAATCGTTTATTAAAGCATGGCGATATTGTGCATGTTAACCGCGACGATAAACAAAAAGTATACGTACTAGGCGATATTCAAAAAGCAGGCACAGTAAATGTTGACCGCTACGGTTTAAACCTAGCACAAGCGCTTAGCGATACTGGCGGTATTAGAGAAGCAACAGCTGATGCAAATGGTATTTTTGTACTACGTAAGCGCGACCTAGAAAAAGACGGCATTATTGCTGATGTTTACCAACTTCACGCAAAAAATGTTGCAGCACTGGTACTTGCTGAGCAGTTTGAATTACAACCTCGCGATATTGTGTATGTTACATCAGCACCGCTTGCGCGTTGGAATCGTGTAATTAGCCTATTATTACCTTCAGTATCAACAGTTGACTCTGTTAACGATATTTCGAATAACTAA
- a CDS encoding low molecular weight protein-tyrosine-phosphatase, translating to MFDSVLVVCAGNICRSPTAEYVLKSKLQGKNIAVSSAGLTALEGKPADAMAQKLTQEQGIDMSAHAGRQISSSLVMQNSVILVMEKRHLDDLCSRYPQARGKTFLLGKWIGDKEIPDPYRQSEEAFKHVYDLIDSACSAWQKYL from the coding sequence ATGTTTGACTCAGTATTAGTAGTATGTGCAGGTAACATTTGCCGTAGCCCAACTGCCGAGTATGTACTTAAAAGTAAGTTACAAGGTAAAAATATTGCAGTATCGTCGGCAGGTTTAACCGCATTAGAAGGTAAACCGGCCGATGCAATGGCACAAAAGCTGACTCAAGAGCAAGGTATTGATATGTCGGCCCATGCTGGCCGACAAATTAGCTCGTCGTTAGTTATGCAAAATAGCGTAATTTTGGTGATGGAAAAACGCCACCTAGACGACCTATGCTCACGTTACCCGCAAGCTCGTGGCAAAACCTTTTTGCTAGGTAAGTGGATTGGCGATAAAGAGATCCCCGATCCTTACCGCCAAAGCGAAGAAGCATTTAAACATGTGTACGACCTAATCGATAGCGCCTGCAGCGCTTGGCAAAAGTATTTATAA
- a CDS encoding WecB/TagA/CpsF family glycosyltransferase — MNKKLNSGEIFDQTSAEAFAAENKIVISFLNPFSYYEVAQDDDLINGVDYYFSDGSLLCRLHNLFLPKITRASFDYSSIAGTFLESVAASGKRIAIIGATEEENTLAVEVLKKQYPNLNVVFNRNGYIDDNQKIANELNELQVEVVLVGMGTPYQERFSIFLKEHLTSPVVIITCGGFLTQTSIKPDYYHPLVKKFGLRWLQRIVMHKHVRDRVLKVYPKFIFSYLKTMIRQHATKK, encoded by the coding sequence TTGAATAAAAAGCTAAACTCAGGTGAGATTTTTGACCAAACGAGTGCTGAAGCTTTTGCAGCCGAAAATAAGATTGTCATATCTTTTCTAAACCCGTTTTCATATTATGAAGTGGCACAAGATGACGATCTAATAAATGGGGTTGATTACTACTTCTCTGATGGCTCGCTACTGTGTCGTTTGCACAATTTGTTTCTTCCAAAAATTACCCGTGCAAGTTTCGACTATAGCTCAATAGCAGGTACTTTTTTAGAGTCTGTAGCGGCAAGTGGCAAGCGTATTGCTATCATAGGCGCGACTGAAGAAGAGAATACATTAGCGGTTGAAGTGCTAAAAAAGCAGTATCCAAATTTAAACGTTGTTTTCAATCGTAACGGGTATATTGATGATAATCAAAAGATTGCTAACGAGTTAAATGAGCTGCAAGTTGAAGTTGTATTAGTTGGTATGGGTACCCCTTATCAGGAACGCTTCTCTATTTTCTTGAAAGAACACTTAACATCTCCTGTAGTTATCATTACTTGTGGCGGTTTTTTAACACAAACATCAATCAAACCCGATTATTACCACCCTTTAGTAAAGAAGTTTGGCTTAAGGTGGCTTCAGCGTATCGTTATGCATAAGCATGTTCGCGACAGAGTTCTTAAGGTGTACCCTAAATTTATTTTTTCTTACCTCAAAACGATGATCAGGCAACATGCAACAAAAAAGTAA
- a CDS encoding Wzz/FepE/Etk N-terminal domain-containing protein has translation MLNNEAAHNTVSPPELGEILASLWSFKIYIIIICFVAGLASIYVAINTPNVYRSEALLAPTEDLQGKSNEMSSQLDGLATLAGLGSLDSKGFKTEVAQAKILTKEFLYRFITEHELILDILAVKSWNRDSKEVTYDDEVYDAETKKFILPDDLSLEWLTYKVMSENLIIDKVRGGFISISYEHPSPIVAQYVVENVVKDINNQMQNFDIEQSNKSIKYLEEKLLQTNIADMQAMFYRLIEEQIKNKMLTEIKSEYIFTTLDPAIVAEEKSGPRRVLIIIVSVLLAGIFGCFIGLIRFYRGR, from the coding sequence ATGCTCAATAATGAAGCTGCTCATAATACAGTCTCTCCCCCGGAATTAGGTGAGATCCTCGCCTCTCTATGGTCTTTCAAAATCTACATAATTATTATTTGTTTTGTTGCTGGTTTGGCTTCTATTTACGTTGCTATTAATACACCCAATGTTTATCGTTCTGAAGCATTACTCGCACCTACTGAAGACCTTCAAGGCAAGAGCAATGAAATGAGTAGCCAGTTGGATGGCTTAGCCACTTTAGCTGGCTTAGGTAGCTTAGATAGTAAAGGTTTTAAAACAGAAGTTGCACAAGCTAAAATCCTCACAAAAGAGTTTTTATATCGGTTTATCACTGAGCATGAGCTTATCTTAGATATTTTAGCTGTTAAAAGCTGGAATCGAGATAGCAAGGAAGTAACTTATGATGATGAAGTTTATGATGCCGAAACTAAGAAGTTTATCCTTCCTGATGACTTAAGCCTAGAATGGTTAACATATAAAGTTATGAGTGAGAACCTAATCATAGATAAGGTTCGTGGTGGCTTTATTAGTATTTCTTATGAGCATCCATCTCCTATAGTTGCCCAGTATGTTGTTGAGAATGTTGTTAAAGATATCAACAACCAGATGCAAAACTTTGATATTGAACAGTCTAATAAAAGCATTAAATACTTAGAAGAAAAACTGCTGCAAACCAACATTGCTGACATGCAGGCTATGTTTTATCGTTTGATTGAAGAACAAATTAAAAATAAAATGCTTACTGAGATTAAAAGCGAGTACATTTTCACAACATTAGACCCTGCCATTGTAGCTGAGGAAAAGTCGGGTCCTCGTCGCGTTTTAATCATTATTGTTAGTGTTTTATTAGCTGGTATTTTTGGTTGTTTTATTGGCTTAATTCGCTTTTACAGAGGCCGTTAA